From the Solanum pennellii chromosome 4, SPENNV200 genome, one window contains:
- the LOC107017508 gene encoding cytochrome P450 CYP736A12-like encodes MVIKESSRLHPVAPLLIPHESIEDCEVDGFHIPKGSRILINVWTIGRDPDIWVEPEKFKPEKFQENNIDLRGRHFELLPFGSGRRSCPGLHLGLTAVHLVLAQLIRCFDWELPNGMTPKDIDMTKKFCLVTTRVQHLMLIPKYRLHI; translated from the coding sequence ATGGTTATAAAAGAAAGTAGTAGGTTACATCCTGTTGCACCCTTGTTGATTCCTCATGAGTCGATTGAAGATTGTGAGGTTGATGGTTTTCACATACCTAAAGGATCTCGAATTTTAATCAATGTGTGGACGATTGGAAGAGATCCAGACATTTGGGTTGAGCCAGAAAAGTTTAAACCTGAGAAGTTTCAAGAAAACAACATTGATCTTCGTGGAAGACATTTTGAGCTTTTACCATTTGGTTCAGGAAGAAGAAGTTGTCCGGGTTTGCATCTAGGGCTCACCGCCGTTCATTTGGTGCTAGCACAATTGATTCGTTGCTTTGATTGGGAATTGCCAAATGGCATGACCCCAAAGGATATTGACATGACTAAGAAATTTTGTTTAGTAACGACTAGAGTTCAACATCTTATGTTGATACCTAAGTATCGTCtgcatatataa